A genomic stretch from Ooceraea biroi isolate clonal line C1 chromosome 3, Obir_v5.4, whole genome shotgun sequence includes:
- the LOC105283125 gene encoding transient receptor potential cation channel subfamily V member 5 isoform X1, which yields MGNTESNVTSGVKKQTDTSSIKMYKLVNLKGGGLLVDMMKRATQTKQYAELDHALRTKVEPFLYNKGKGRWIPIEKLVLLRNKDRSRNKMLPPLRNMENPADYDIDKDMGDEEVDEKTIDKSKYRFVCWNLSDRGAVGETILHLCMLNSTAIHADLAKRLLRFYPMLINDIYLCDEYYGENVLHIAIVNEDPAMVKYLLDSGADDPRIIHERCFGTFMCPEDQKASRFDSLDHEWVCVSPETDYSGYVYWGEYPLSFSACLGQEECYRLMLARGADPDKQDTNGNTVMHMLVIYEKVTTFDMAYEVGASLSIRNNQKMTPLTLSAKLARIEMFFHILNIEREIYWQIGSITCAAYPLSQIDTIDVNTGEINKTSALNLVVFGEKDEHLELMDGVLVDLLNAKWNTFVKFRFYRQFFLFCFYFVLSAISFTFRPGPSQLDENVNDTLSTRTNFNVTATENTLLKSLQSSELSELVTNSFAAAFTSNLKSSLNMTQESLEKIQLQVTSNITSALRGILLLTLSDNEDILNIPDETAIHALWYTDSLQNMSDYFLNRYNKSEIDGNSTTNTIIDSTELPNYDDSDNWWKSLTEECRLMQLTTTKAKIRLTAEIFMEIAAVLYILAALREARFLGPNMFIENLMTAPSRVMFLFSCCILLSFPFLRLTCADEVEDMLAVVVMLTTAPYFLFFCRGFKSVGPFVVMIYRMIMGDLLRFVSIYLVFVLGFSQAYYVIFLSFDNPNTPEGIDDSVTNPMQSPMESTMAMFLMSMTNFGDYFGAFDRTEHEIEAKLLFVIYMGIVAILLVNMLIAMMGNTYQKIAETRNEWQRQWARIVLVVERGVSPAERLKKLMDYSQPMSDGRRALVLRLHQTEEDKEEMKEILEMKRTHERLLKKRQSRISKEKSPFEDAIITKN from the exons ATGGGTAATACGGAGAGCAATGTGACGAGCGGCGTGAAGAAGCAGACGGACACGTCGTCCATCAAGATGTACAAGTTAGTCAACTTGAAAG GTGGCGGTTTGTTGGTCGATATGATGAAAAGGGCCACGCAAACGAAGCAGTACGCGGAGTTGGATCACGCGCTGAGGACGAAGGTCGAAccttttttgtataataaggGAAAGGGCAGGTGGATACCGATAGAGAAATTGGTCCTCCTGCGGAACAAAGATCGTTCGCGGAATAAAATG CTGCCACCTTTGAGAAATATGGAAAATCCAGCGGATTACGACATCGACAAGGATATGGGCGACGAAGAGGTTGACGAGAAAACTATAG ACAAGAGCAAATACAGATTCGTGTGCTGGAATTTGAGCGACAGGGGTGCGGTTGGCGAGACCATTCTGCACTTGTGTATGTTAAATTCCACTGCCATCCACGCCGATTTGGCAAAACGACTGCTACGCTTCTATCCGATGCTCATAAACGATATTTACCTGTGCGACGAGTATTACG GAGAAAATGTGCTGCACATCGCTATCGTCAACGAGGACCCAGCGATGGTCAAGTACCTTCTGGACAGCGGTGCGGACGATCCACGTATTATCCATGAGAGATGCTTCGGCACCTTCATGTGCCCGGAAGATCAGAAGGCGTCGAGATTCGACAGTCTGGACCACGAGTGGGTGTGCGTCTCACCGGAAACCGATTATAGCGG ATACGTGTACTGGGGAGAGTATCCGTTGAGCTTCTCCGCGTGCCTTGGCCAGGAAGAGTGCTACAGGCTCATGCTTGCCAGAGGCGCGGATCCAGACAAGCAGGACACCAATGGGAATACCGTTATGCACATGCTGGTGATATACGAGAAAGTG ACTACGTTCGACATGGCCTACGAAGTAGGAGCTTCCCTATCCATAAGAAACAACCAGAAAATGACTCCGTTGACTTTGTCGGCAAAGCTGGCTAGGATCGAGATGTTCTTCCACATCCTAAAcatcgagagagagatatactGGCAAATTGGTAGCATAACTTGCGCAGCCTATCCTTTGTCGCAGATAGATACGATCGACGTTAACACGGGGGAGATCAACAAAACTTCTGCTCTGAATTTGGTGGTTTTCGGC GAGAAGGACGAGCATTTAGAACTGATGGACGGTGTGTTGGTGGACCTTCTAAACGCCAAGTGGAACACTTTCGTTAAATTTCG CTTCTACCGTCAGTTCTTCCTCTTCTGTTTCTACTTTGTGCTGTCGGCGATTAGTTTCACCTTCCGTCCTGGCCCATCGCAACTAGACGAGAACGTGAACGATACGTTGTCAACGAGGACAAACTTCAACGTAACCGCGACGGAAAACACGCTTCTCAAGTCGCTACAAAGCTCGGAATTGTCAGAATTGGTTACAAATAGCTTCGCGGCGGCTTTTACCTCGAATCTCAAGTCATCCTTGAACATGACGCAAGAGTCACTGGAGAAAATCCAGCTGCAAGTGACATCAAACATCACATCGGCTCTGAGGGGCATTCTGCTTTTAACGCTAAGTGACAATGAAGACATCCTGAATATCCCCGACGAGACAGCTATTCACGCACTTTGGTACACCGATAGTCTCCAAAACATGTCagattattttctaaacagGTATAATAAAAGCGAAATCGACGGGAATTCGACCACCAATACAATCATCGACAGCACTGAGCTACCAAACTATGACGATTCCGACAACTG GTGGAAGAGTCTTACGGAGGAATGCAGATTAATGCAACTGACAACAACTAAGGCGAAAATTCGTTTGACTGCGGAAATTTTTATGGAGATCGCGGCGGTGCTGTACATCCTGGCTGCGCTGCGAGAGGCGAGATTTTTAGGACCCAACATGTTCATTGAAAATCTA ATGACGGCGCCGTCGCGCGTAATGTTTCTCTTCTCGTGTTGCATCTTACTATCGTTTCCGTTTCTGCGATTAACCTGCGCCGATGAAGTCGAAGACATGCTTGCGGTCGTGGTGATGCTCACGACGGCACCATACTTCCTGTTCTTCTGCAGAGGCTTCAAGTCGGTCGGTCCGTTCGTCGTGATGATCTACAGAATGATCATGGGCGACCTCCTCAGATTCGTCTCCATCTACCTCGTTTTCGTCCTAGGATTCTCTCAAG CGTACTACGTCATATTCCTGTCCTTCGACAATCCGAACACCCCGGAGGGCATCGACGACTCGGTGACGAACCCGATGCAGTCGCCGATGGAGAGCACGATGGCGATGTTCCTGATGAGCATGACGAATTTCGGTGACTATTTCGGCGCGTTCGACAGAACCGAGCACGAGATCGAGGCCAAG CTGCTGTTCGTGATATATATGGGGATCGTGGCGATCCTGCTCGTAAACATGTTAATTGCTATGATGGGCAACACTTACCAGAAGATCGCAGAGACCAGAAATGAATGGCAAAGACAA TGGGCACGCATAGTCTTGGTCGTGGAGAGAGGAGTGAGTCCCGCTGAGAGACTGAAAAAATTGATGGACTATTCCCAGCCGATGTCCGATGGTCGCAGAGCGTTGGTTCTCCGATTACATCAAACA GAGGAAGACAAGGAGGAGATGAAGGAAATACTTGAGATGAAAAGAACCCACGAAAGACTGCTGAAGAAAAGGCAAAGCAGGATATCGAAGGAGAAAAGTCCATTCGAGGATGCCATTATCAccaaaaattga
- the LOC105283125 gene encoding transient receptor potential cation channel subfamily V member 5 isoform X2 — MMKRATQTKQYAELDHALRTKVEPFLYNKGKGRWIPIEKLVLLRNKDRSRNKMLPPLRNMENPADYDIDKDMGDEEVDEKTIDKSKYRFVCWNLSDRGAVGETILHLCMLNSTAIHADLAKRLLRFYPMLINDIYLCDEYYGENVLHIAIVNEDPAMVKYLLDSGADDPRIIHERCFGTFMCPEDQKASRFDSLDHEWVCVSPETDYSGYVYWGEYPLSFSACLGQEECYRLMLARGADPDKQDTNGNTVMHMLVIYEKVTTFDMAYEVGASLSIRNNQKMTPLTLSAKLARIEMFFHILNIEREIYWQIGSITCAAYPLSQIDTIDVNTGEINKTSALNLVVFGEKDEHLELMDGVLVDLLNAKWNTFVKFRFYRQFFLFCFYFVLSAISFTFRPGPSQLDENVNDTLSTRTNFNVTATENTLLKSLQSSELSELVTNSFAAAFTSNLKSSLNMTQESLEKIQLQVTSNITSALRGILLLTLSDNEDILNIPDETAIHALWYTDSLQNMSDYFLNRYNKSEIDGNSTTNTIIDSTELPNYDDSDNWWKSLTEECRLMQLTTTKAKIRLTAEIFMEIAAVLYILAALREARFLGPNMFIENLMTAPSRVMFLFSCCILLSFPFLRLTCADEVEDMLAVVVMLTTAPYFLFFCRGFKSVGPFVVMIYRMIMGDLLRFVSIYLVFVLGFSQAYYVIFLSFDNPNTPEGIDDSVTNPMQSPMESTMAMFLMSMTNFGDYFGAFDRTEHEIEAKLLFVIYMGIVAILLVNMLIAMMGNTYQKIAETRNEWQRQWARIVLVVERGVSPAERLKKLMDYSQPMSDGRRALVLRLHQTEEDKEEMKEILEMKRTHERLLKKRQSRISKEKSPFEDAIITKN, encoded by the exons ATGATGAAAAGGGCCACGCAAACGAAGCAGTACGCGGAGTTGGATCACGCGCTGAGGACGAAGGTCGAAccttttttgtataataaggGAAAGGGCAGGTGGATACCGATAGAGAAATTGGTCCTCCTGCGGAACAAAGATCGTTCGCGGAATAAAATG CTGCCACCTTTGAGAAATATGGAAAATCCAGCGGATTACGACATCGACAAGGATATGGGCGACGAAGAGGTTGACGAGAAAACTATAG ACAAGAGCAAATACAGATTCGTGTGCTGGAATTTGAGCGACAGGGGTGCGGTTGGCGAGACCATTCTGCACTTGTGTATGTTAAATTCCACTGCCATCCACGCCGATTTGGCAAAACGACTGCTACGCTTCTATCCGATGCTCATAAACGATATTTACCTGTGCGACGAGTATTACG GAGAAAATGTGCTGCACATCGCTATCGTCAACGAGGACCCAGCGATGGTCAAGTACCTTCTGGACAGCGGTGCGGACGATCCACGTATTATCCATGAGAGATGCTTCGGCACCTTCATGTGCCCGGAAGATCAGAAGGCGTCGAGATTCGACAGTCTGGACCACGAGTGGGTGTGCGTCTCACCGGAAACCGATTATAGCGG ATACGTGTACTGGGGAGAGTATCCGTTGAGCTTCTCCGCGTGCCTTGGCCAGGAAGAGTGCTACAGGCTCATGCTTGCCAGAGGCGCGGATCCAGACAAGCAGGACACCAATGGGAATACCGTTATGCACATGCTGGTGATATACGAGAAAGTG ACTACGTTCGACATGGCCTACGAAGTAGGAGCTTCCCTATCCATAAGAAACAACCAGAAAATGACTCCGTTGACTTTGTCGGCAAAGCTGGCTAGGATCGAGATGTTCTTCCACATCCTAAAcatcgagagagagatatactGGCAAATTGGTAGCATAACTTGCGCAGCCTATCCTTTGTCGCAGATAGATACGATCGACGTTAACACGGGGGAGATCAACAAAACTTCTGCTCTGAATTTGGTGGTTTTCGGC GAGAAGGACGAGCATTTAGAACTGATGGACGGTGTGTTGGTGGACCTTCTAAACGCCAAGTGGAACACTTTCGTTAAATTTCG CTTCTACCGTCAGTTCTTCCTCTTCTGTTTCTACTTTGTGCTGTCGGCGATTAGTTTCACCTTCCGTCCTGGCCCATCGCAACTAGACGAGAACGTGAACGATACGTTGTCAACGAGGACAAACTTCAACGTAACCGCGACGGAAAACACGCTTCTCAAGTCGCTACAAAGCTCGGAATTGTCAGAATTGGTTACAAATAGCTTCGCGGCGGCTTTTACCTCGAATCTCAAGTCATCCTTGAACATGACGCAAGAGTCACTGGAGAAAATCCAGCTGCAAGTGACATCAAACATCACATCGGCTCTGAGGGGCATTCTGCTTTTAACGCTAAGTGACAATGAAGACATCCTGAATATCCCCGACGAGACAGCTATTCACGCACTTTGGTACACCGATAGTCTCCAAAACATGTCagattattttctaaacagGTATAATAAAAGCGAAATCGACGGGAATTCGACCACCAATACAATCATCGACAGCACTGAGCTACCAAACTATGACGATTCCGACAACTG GTGGAAGAGTCTTACGGAGGAATGCAGATTAATGCAACTGACAACAACTAAGGCGAAAATTCGTTTGACTGCGGAAATTTTTATGGAGATCGCGGCGGTGCTGTACATCCTGGCTGCGCTGCGAGAGGCGAGATTTTTAGGACCCAACATGTTCATTGAAAATCTA ATGACGGCGCCGTCGCGCGTAATGTTTCTCTTCTCGTGTTGCATCTTACTATCGTTTCCGTTTCTGCGATTAACCTGCGCCGATGAAGTCGAAGACATGCTTGCGGTCGTGGTGATGCTCACGACGGCACCATACTTCCTGTTCTTCTGCAGAGGCTTCAAGTCGGTCGGTCCGTTCGTCGTGATGATCTACAGAATGATCATGGGCGACCTCCTCAGATTCGTCTCCATCTACCTCGTTTTCGTCCTAGGATTCTCTCAAG CGTACTACGTCATATTCCTGTCCTTCGACAATCCGAACACCCCGGAGGGCATCGACGACTCGGTGACGAACCCGATGCAGTCGCCGATGGAGAGCACGATGGCGATGTTCCTGATGAGCATGACGAATTTCGGTGACTATTTCGGCGCGTTCGACAGAACCGAGCACGAGATCGAGGCCAAG CTGCTGTTCGTGATATATATGGGGATCGTGGCGATCCTGCTCGTAAACATGTTAATTGCTATGATGGGCAACACTTACCAGAAGATCGCAGAGACCAGAAATGAATGGCAAAGACAA TGGGCACGCATAGTCTTGGTCGTGGAGAGAGGAGTGAGTCCCGCTGAGAGACTGAAAAAATTGATGGACTATTCCCAGCCGATGTCCGATGGTCGCAGAGCGTTGGTTCTCCGATTACATCAAACA GAGGAAGACAAGGAGGAGATGAAGGAAATACTTGAGATGAAAAGAACCCACGAAAGACTGCTGAAGAAAAGGCAAAGCAGGATATCGAAGGAGAAAAGTCCATTCGAGGATGCCATTATCAccaaaaattga